Proteins encoded together in one Triticum dicoccoides isolate Atlit2015 ecotype Zavitan chromosome 7B, WEW_v2.0, whole genome shotgun sequence window:
- the LOC119341673 gene encoding uncharacterized protein LOC119341673: MALPAPASIPIPDDLLEDIFLRLPTLDTLACASATYTSFYRVIKGRAFRRRFRAVHRPPLLGFMDVDGFHPAQAPHPSAPLAGALGPSLADFSFVPAVVTSSSNVQPDEEGPRWRPRDARDGRVLLDWISLMNKRDLVDFYNDGRLLTRTKRERCNAADFHLAICDPLSRRYVLLPTIPEDLAARPHDCLWEFEPILAPKTNNNSEEEPFKVICIGRCRKKVVLFVFPSTTMQWYVVESPDRLSLDDMSCFDRVHDCFYWTHLWFWSDHLMVLDTCTLKFSTVNFLTGYHRHLGDTDPSYDNRRPNVVVEGREGSIEMFSLVCQHGSYALHHTSLQDNSREWKLQKIVQLPGQHHAYSISTVGAAEGFLFFQGALPGIEIGNVDCYSMDIKTYEIAKVCIKTVYMFDRKRAIPYFSFPRLLSEPTI; this comes from the coding sequence ATGGCCCTGCCGGCGCCAGCCTCCATCCCCATCCCCGACGACCTCCTGGAGGATATCTTCCTCCGCCTTCCCACCCTGGACACGCTCGCCTGCGCCTCTGCCACCTACACCTCCTTCTACCGCGTCATCAAAGGTCGCGCCTTCCGCCGCCGCTTCCGCGCGGTGCACCGGCCTCCCCTCCTCGGCTTCATGGACGTGGATGGATTCCACCCCGCCCAGGCGCCACACCCCTCGGCCCCGCTCGCGGGCGCCCTTGGCCCGTCCCTCGCGGATTTCTCATTCGTCCCGGCTGTTGTTACTTCCTCTTCCAATGTCCAACCCGACGAGGAAGGCCCACGCTGGCGCCCCCGCGACGCCCGCGACGGCCGCGTCCTCCTTGATTGGATCTCCCTCATGAACAAAAGGGATCTCGTTGACTTCTACAATGATGGTCGCCTCCTCACGCGGACCAAACGGGAGCGATGCAACGCCGCTGACTTTCACCTTGCCATATGTGATCCCCTGTCCAGGAGGTATGTGCTGCTTCCAACCATACCTGAGGATCTGGCTGCCCGGCCGCATGATTGCCTATGGGAATTCGAGCCCATTCTTGCTCCCAAAACCAACAACAACAGCGAGGAGGAGCCCTTCAAGGTGATATGCATAGGAAGGTGCCGGAAAAAGGTCGTCCTCTTTGTCTTCCCGTCCACAACTATGCAATGGTATGTGGTCGAGTCCCCTGACCGCCTTTCTTTGGACGACATGTCCTGTTTTGACCGTGTACATGACTGCTTCTACTGGACACATCTCTGGTTTTGGAGTGACCATTTGATGGTGCTGGACACATGCACTTTGAAGTTTTCAACCGTCAATTTTCTCACCGGCTACCATCGGCATCTCGGAGACACTGACCCGAGCTATGATAATCGGCGTCCAAATGTAGTTGTTGAGGGTAGGGAAGGATCCATAGAGATGTTTTCTCTTGTCTGTCAACACGGATCCTATGCTCTCCACCATACCTCTCTTCAGGATAATTCTCGTGAATGGAAGTTGCAGAAGATCGTACAACTACCTGGACAACATCATGCCTATTCCATTTCCACTGTGGGTGCAGCTGAGGGATTCTTGTTCTTCCAAGGTGCTCTGCCTGGCATTGAGATTGGCAATGTTGATTGTTACTCAATGGATATCAAAACTTATGAAATTGCCAAGGTCTGTATAAAGACGGTGTATATGTTTGATCGCAAACGCGCCATCCCCTACTTTAGCTTTCCACGGCTGTTATCAGAACCAACTATTTGA